Genomic DNA from Arthrobacter sp. B1I2:
AAGCTTGAAATCGTCGGTACCGGTTACCGCGTTCAGGCCAAGGGATCTGACCTTGAGTTCGCTCTCGGCTACAGCCACCCGGTCAGCGTTTCAGCTCCGGCCGGCATCACCTTTGCAGTAGAGGGACCGACCAAGCTCTCTGTCTCAGGTATCAATAAGCAGCAGGTCGGCGAAGTTGCTGCCAACATTCGCAAGCTGCGGAAGCCCGACCCGTACAAGGGCAAGGGCATCCGTTACGCCGGCGAAGTCATCCGCCGCAAGGTCGGAAAGGCTGGTAAGTAACCATGGCCATCTCCATTAACAAGAAGCGTACGAACAAAAGCAAGG
This window encodes:
- the rplF gene encoding 50S ribosomal protein L6, producing the protein MSRIGRLPITVPAGVEVKVDGSVVSVKGSKGELAHTVASPIEVALDENTLTVSRPNDERASRSLHGLTRTLIANMIQGVTAGYEKKLEIVGTGYRVQAKGSDLEFALGYSHPVSVSAPAGITFAVEGPTKLSVSGINKQQVGEVAANIRKLRKPDPYKGKGIRYAGEVIRRKVGKAGK